One window from the genome of Thermus sediminis encodes:
- the trpC gene encoding indole-3-glycerol phosphate synthase TrpC produces the protein MRPDLSRVPGVLGEIARRRALEVVPYPLPEPPSVPSFAQALALPGLSLIAEVKRQSPSEGLIREVDPVEAALAYERGGARAISVLTEPHRFGGSLLHLKRVRQAVGLPLLRKDFVVDPFMLEEARAYGASAILLIVALLGELTGAYLERARALGLDALVEVHTARELELALESGAEVLGINNRDLVSLGVDLATAPRLGRLARERGFGGLLVAESGYARKEDLKPLEGLFDAVLVGTSLMRRPDLAEAVRELVG, from the coding sequence ATGCGGCCGGACCTTTCCCGTGTGCCCGGGGTCTTAGGGGAGATCGCCAGGAGGAGGGCCCTGGAGGTGGTCCCCTACCCCCTTCCCGAGCCTCCCTCCGTTCCCTCCTTCGCCCAGGCCCTGGCCCTTCCCGGGCTTTCCCTCATCGCCGAGGTGAAGCGGCAAAGCCCCTCCGAGGGGCTCATCCGGGAGGTGGACCCCGTGGAGGCCGCCTTGGCCTACGAGCGGGGCGGGGCCCGGGCCATCAGCGTCCTCACCGAACCCCACCGCTTTGGGGGAAGCCTTTTGCACCTGAAGCGGGTGCGCCAGGCGGTGGGCCTCCCCCTTCTGCGCAAGGACTTCGTGGTGGACCCCTTCATGCTGGAGGAGGCCCGGGCCTATGGGGCTAGCGCCATCCTCCTCATCGTGGCCCTTTTGGGAGAGCTGACCGGGGCCTACTTGGAGCGGGCCCGGGCCCTGGGCCTGGATGCCCTAGTGGAGGTGCACACGGCAAGGGAGCTGGAGCTGGCCCTGGAGAGCGGGGCGGAGGTCCTGGGCATCAACAACCGGGACCTGGTGAGCCTAGGGGTGGACCTCGCCACCGCTCCAAGACTGGGCAGGCTGGCCCGGGAGCGGGGCTTTGGGGGTCTCTTGGTGGCGGAGTCCGGGTACGCCAGGAAGGAGGACCTAAAGCCCCTCGAGGGCCTTTTTGATGCGGTGCTGGTGGGCACAAGCCTCATGAGGCGGCCCGATTTGGCCGAGGCCGTGCGGGAGCTTGTAGGATAG
- a CDS encoding DUF6812 domain-containing protein: MYKQPREAHEARIHTGAYRVYGLIYLVPGSGTADLLNADKVYLPVTGALVYVPGFRHPPNAKELKASTGFLALRKERIQWVAGGRPAEPRTSPGLLERKRLAFLFGDYLLAGELHVPKGVRLSDFLSQAKPFQTLLEAGLYPLYPEKPVVELEPLERFPFLTVNLRLAEGIAEAPGEGQDPRLTLFG; this comes from the coding sequence GTGTACAAGCAGCCGCGGGAAGCCCATGAGGCCCGGATCCACACCGGGGCCTACCGGGTCTACGGCCTCATCTACCTGGTGCCGGGCTCCGGCACCGCGGACCTCCTCAATGCGGACAAGGTTTACCTGCCCGTGACCGGGGCCCTCGTCTACGTCCCCGGCTTCCGCCACCCCCCCAACGCGAAGGAACTCAAGGCCAGCACGGGGTTCCTGGCCCTGAGGAAGGAAAGGATCCAGTGGGTGGCGGGGGGGAGGCCCGCCGAGCCCCGCACCAGCCCTGGCCTTCTGGAGAGGAAGCGCCTAGCCTTCCTCTTTGGGGACTACCTCTTGGCGGGAGAGCTCCACGTACCCAAGGGGGTGCGCCTTTCCGACTTCCTCTCCCAGGCCAAGCCCTTCCAGACCCTCCTCGAGGCCGGCCTCTACCCCCTTTACCCGGAGAAGCCCGTCGTGGAGCTGGAACCTTTGGAGCGCTTCCCCTTTCTCACCGTGAACCTACGCCTGGCAGAGGGGATCGCCGAGGCTCCAGGTGAGGGGCAGGACCCCCGGCTCACCCTATTTGGCTGA
- a CDS encoding lipopolysaccharide assembly protein LapA domain-containing protein has protein sequence MKLLQWVFLLASLGAAGAGVYLYYAYPFLEVPSPSGPLPLYYLLPGAYLLGLLVGGLFALAFWLRGVGERGRLLREIRRLQGEVDALKRERIEEIPRIPDRDEA, from the coding sequence ATGAAGCTCCTGCAGTGGGTCTTCCTCCTGGCGAGCCTGGGGGCGGCAGGGGCGGGGGTCTACCTCTACTACGCCTACCCCTTTCTGGAGGTGCCCTCCCCCTCGGGGCCTTTGCCCCTCTACTACCTCCTTCCCGGGGCCTACCTCCTGGGCCTCTTGGTGGGGGGGCTTTTCGCCCTGGCCTTCTGGCTTAGGGGGGTGGGGGAGAGGGGGCGGCTCCTGCGGGAGATCCGGCGGCTTCAGGGGGAAGTGGACGCTCTGAAGCGGGAGCGCATAGAGGAGATCCCCAGGATCCCCGACCGGGACGAGGCATGA
- a CDS encoding helix-turn-helix domain-containing protein, whose product MAGLVFAPPEAKEEILLFLKNLAPGKRIHLGEVSLRVTPELEHLLRQILESLAHGTPVRVVPLEAELTTGEAAAILGVSRPYLVRLLEEGAIPYHKVGTHRRIRGKDLLEYLERSRRQGKDLVNQLTAEAQELGLGY is encoded by the coding sequence ATGGCAGGCCTGGTCTTCGCCCCACCGGAAGCGAAGGAGGAGATCCTTCTCTTCCTCAAAAACCTGGCCCCAGGCAAGCGGATTCACTTGGGAGAAGTTTCCCTGAGGGTGACGCCCGAACTGGAACACCTTCTCCGGCAGATCCTGGAGTCCCTTGCCCACGGGACCCCCGTAAGGGTGGTACCTTTGGAAGCCGAGCTCACCACGGGGGAAGCGGCGGCGATCCTCGGGGTGTCCCGGCCTTACCTAGTCCGGCTTTTGGAGGAAGGGGCCATCCCCTACCACAAGGTGGGAACGCATCGGCGCATTCGGGGCAAGGATCTTTTGGAGTACTTGGAGCGCTCCCGCCGGCAAGGTAAGGACCTCGTGAACCAGCTGACGGCGGAAGCTCAGGAGTTGGGGCTCGGATATTGA
- a CDS encoding helix-turn-helix transcriptional regulator, giving the protein MALLLEGTKEKVLELLRARPLTAKEVAEALGVSRAAIGKHLQDLEARGLVRSEVKRCQSRGRPYRLYRAQDGESPYALLCGDMLRGMEAALGQEGVVAFLLERNRSRLASLGLEALPLRERLHRLAQHLKEEGYEAEVVEEGGRLYLCQRRCPRLALSREHEALCQSELLAYQELLGLPLSREERIVEGGSCCRYRVE; this is encoded by the coding sequence ATGGCCCTCCTCTTGGAAGGCACCAAGGAAAAGGTCCTGGAGCTCCTTAGGGCCCGCCCCCTCACGGCCAAGGAGGTGGCCGAGGCCCTGGGGGTGAGCCGGGCCGCCATCGGCAAGCACCTCCAGGACCTGGAGGCCCGGGGCCTGGTGCGCTCCGAGGTGAAGCGGTGCCAAAGCCGGGGGCGCCCCTACCGCCTCTACCGGGCCCAGGACGGGGAAAGCCCCTACGCCCTCCTCTGCGGGGACATGCTTAGGGGCATGGAGGCGGCCCTGGGGCAGGAGGGCGTGGTGGCCTTTCTCCTGGAGCGGAACCGGAGCCGCCTGGCCTCCTTGGGCCTCGAGGCCCTTCCCCTGAGGGAAAGGCTCCACCGCCTGGCCCAGCACCTCAAGGAGGAGGGGTACGAGGCCGAGGTGGTGGAGGAGGGGGGTCGGCTCTACCTCTGCCAGCGGCGCTGCCCCAGGCTCGCCCTCTCCCGGGAGCACGAGGCCCTCTGCCAGAGCGAGCTTCTGGCCTACCAGGAGCTTTTGGGCCTGCCCCTTTCCCGGGAGGAGCGCATCGTTGAGGGGGGAAGCTGCTGCCGCTACCGGGTAGAATAG
- a CDS encoding valine--tRNA ligase, giving the protein MDLPKAYDPKSVEPKWAEKWAQNPFVADPKRGKPPFVIFMPPPNVTGSLHMGHALDNTLQDALIRYKRMRGFEAVWLPGTDHAGIATQVVVERLLLKEGKTRHDLGREEFLKRVWQWKEESGGTILRQLKRLGASADWSREAFTMDEARSRAVRYAFCRYYHEGLAYRAPRLVNWCPRCETTLSDLEVETEPTPGRLYTLRYEVEGGGQIEIATVRPETVFADQALAVHPEDERYQGSLGKKARIPLTEIWIPILADPAVEREFGTGALKVTPAHDPLDYEIGERHGLLPVSVINLEGRMEGERVPEALRGLDRFAARRKAVELFREAGHLVKEEDYTIALATCSRCGTPIEYAIFPQWWLRMRPLAEEVLRGLERGEIAFVPERWKRVNIDWLRNVRDWNISRQLWWGHQIPAWYCGDCGAVNVPKPESYLEDPQACEACGSPNLRRDEDVFDTWFSSALWPLSTLGWPEATEDLKAFYPSDVLVSGYDILFLWVSRMEVSGYHFLGERPFKTVLLHGLVLDEKGQKMSKSKGNVIDPLEMVERYGADALRFALAYLATGGQDVRLDLRWLEMARNFANKLFNAARFVLLAREGFTPREDTPTLADRFMRSRLSRGIEEITALYEALDLAQAAREAYELIWSEFCDWYLEASKPALRAGNAHTLRTLEETLSALLKLLHPIMPFLTSELYGALTGKEELALEAWPEPGPQDPEAEAHFEALRQAVTAVRALKAEAGLPQGEEVRVHLEGDTHPARENLPVFRFLARAELLPERPEKALVKAMPKVTVRMPLEGLLDVEAWKRRQEKRLKELLELAERSQRKLSASGFREKAPKEVVEAEEARLKENLAQAERIREALSQIG; this is encoded by the coding sequence ATGGACCTGCCCAAGGCCTACGATCCCAAGTCCGTGGAACCCAAGTGGGCGGAAAAGTGGGCGCAGAACCCCTTTGTGGCGGACCCCAAAAGGGGCAAGCCCCCGTTTGTCATCTTCATGCCCCCTCCCAACGTCACCGGCAGTCTGCACATGGGCCACGCCCTAGACAACACCTTGCAGGACGCCCTCATCCGCTACAAGCGCATGCGGGGGTTTGAGGCGGTGTGGCTCCCCGGCACCGACCACGCCGGGATCGCCACCCAGGTGGTGGTGGAAAGGCTCCTCCTCAAGGAGGGCAAGACCCGGCACGACCTGGGGCGGGAAGAGTTCTTGAAGCGGGTCTGGCAGTGGAAGGAGGAGTCCGGGGGGACCATCCTGAGGCAGCTCAAGCGCCTGGGGGCCAGCGCCGACTGGAGCCGGGAGGCCTTCACCATGGACGAGGCTCGCTCCCGGGCGGTGCGCTACGCCTTCTGCCGCTACTACCACGAGGGCCTGGCCTACCGGGCCCCCCGCCTCGTCAACTGGTGCCCCCGGTGCGAGACCACCCTCTCGGACCTGGAGGTGGAGACCGAGCCCACCCCGGGCAGGCTCTACACCCTGCGCTACGAGGTGGAGGGGGGCGGGCAGATAGAGATCGCCACGGTGCGCCCCGAGACCGTCTTCGCCGACCAGGCCCTCGCCGTCCACCCCGAGGACGAGCGCTACCAGGGGTCCCTGGGCAAAAAGGCCCGCATCCCCCTTACGGAGATCTGGATCCCCATCCTGGCCGACCCCGCCGTGGAGCGGGAGTTCGGCACCGGGGCCCTCAAGGTCACCCCCGCCCACGACCCCCTGGACTACGAGATCGGGGAAAGGCACGGCCTTTTGCCCGTCTCCGTCATCAACCTCGAGGGCCGGATGGAGGGGGAAAGGGTCCCCGAGGCCCTAAGGGGCTTGGACCGCTTTGCGGCCCGGAGGAAGGCGGTGGAGCTCTTCCGGGAGGCGGGCCACCTGGTGAAGGAGGAGGACTACACCATCGCCCTCGCCACCTGCTCCCGTTGCGGCACCCCCATCGAATACGCCATCTTCCCCCAGTGGTGGCTCCGGATGAGGCCCCTGGCGGAGGAGGTCTTGAGGGGCCTGGAGCGGGGCGAGATCGCCTTCGTCCCCGAAAGGTGGAAAAGGGTCAACATAGACTGGCTGAGGAACGTCCGGGACTGGAACATCTCCCGGCAGCTCTGGTGGGGGCACCAGATCCCCGCCTGGTACTGCGGGGACTGCGGGGCGGTGAACGTTCCTAAGCCCGAAAGCTACCTGGAAGACCCCCAGGCCTGCGAGGCCTGCGGAAGCCCAAACCTCAGGCGGGACGAGGACGTCTTTGACACCTGGTTCTCCTCGGCCCTTTGGCCCCTTTCCACCCTGGGCTGGCCCGAGGCGACCGAGGACCTGAAGGCCTTCTACCCCAGCGATGTCCTGGTCTCGGGCTACGACATCCTCTTCCTCTGGGTTTCCCGCATGGAAGTGTCGGGCTACCACTTCCTCGGGGAAAGGCCCTTCAAGACCGTCCTCCTCCACGGCCTGGTCCTGGACGAGAAGGGCCAGAAGATGTCCAAGTCCAAGGGGAACGTGATAGACCCCCTGGAGATGGTGGAGCGCTACGGGGCCGACGCCCTGCGCTTCGCCCTCGCCTACCTGGCCACGGGAGGGCAGGACGTGAGGCTGGACCTCCGCTGGCTGGAGATGGCCAGGAACTTCGCTAACAAGCTCTTCAACGCCGCCCGCTTCGTCCTCCTCGCCCGGGAGGGCTTCACCCCCAGGGAGGACACCCCCACCTTGGCGGACCGGTTCATGAGAAGCCGCCTCAGCCGGGGCATAGAGGAGATCACCGCCCTCTACGAGGCCCTGGACCTGGCCCAGGCGGCCCGAGAGGCCTACGAGCTCATCTGGAGCGAGTTCTGCGACTGGTACCTGGAAGCCAGCAAACCCGCTCTAAGGGCCGGAAACGCCCACACCCTAAGGACCCTGGAGGAAACCCTTTCGGCCCTCCTCAAGCTCCTCCACCCCATCATGCCCTTCCTCACCAGCGAGCTCTACGGGGCCCTCACGGGGAAGGAGGAGCTCGCCCTCGAGGCCTGGCCCGAGCCCGGCCCCCAGGACCCGGAGGCCGAGGCCCATTTTGAGGCCCTGAGGCAGGCGGTGACGGCGGTGAGGGCCCTGAAGGCGGAGGCGGGGCTTCCCCAGGGGGAGGAGGTCAGGGTCCATTTGGAAGGGGATACCCACCCAGCCAGGGAAAACCTCCCCGTCTTCCGCTTCCTGGCCCGGGCGGAGCTTCTCCCGGAGCGCCCCGAGAAGGCCTTGGTCAAGGCCATGCCCAAGGTGACGGTGAGGATGCCCCTGGAGGGGCTTCTGGACGTGGAGGCGTGGAAGCGCCGCCAGGAGAAACGCCTCAAGGAGCTCCTGGAGCTTGCGGAAAGGAGCCAGAGGAAGCTTTCCGCCTCAGGCTTTAGGGAGAAGGCCCCCAAGGAGGTGGTGGAGGCCGAGGAGGCGAGGCTTAAGGAGAACCTGGCCCAGGCGGAGAGGATCCGGGAGGCCCTCAGCCAAATAGGGTGA
- a CDS encoding 1-(5-phosphoribosyl)-5-[(5-phosphoribosylamino)methylideneamino] imidazole-4-carboxamide isomerase — protein MLLIPALDLKGGQAVRLLEGDPARETPYGDPLLAALRFQEEGARYLHLVDLDRALGTGNNREALLRLREVLRVPFELAGGIRTLEALQEALALGADRAVVGTVAVKDLALLERMLSVAGPGRLAVALDARGLEVVVAGWRERAPVSALDLLKTWAAMGVRTLIYTDVRRDGTLLGLDLEAVARVREAWPHALIAGGGIAGLGDLLALGRLGVEGAILGKALYEGRILLREALEVV, from the coding sequence ATGCTCCTCATCCCCGCCTTAGACCTGAAAGGAGGCCAGGCGGTGCGCCTCCTGGAGGGGGACCCTGCCCGGGAAACCCCCTACGGGGACCCCCTTTTGGCTGCCCTGCGCTTCCAGGAGGAGGGGGCCCGCTACCTCCACCTGGTGGACCTGGACCGGGCCCTGGGGACTGGGAACAACCGGGAGGCCCTCCTGAGGCTTCGGGAAGTCCTTAGGGTCCCCTTTGAGCTCGCCGGGGGAATCCGGACCCTCGAGGCCCTCCAGGAGGCCCTGGCCCTGGGGGCGGACCGGGCGGTGGTGGGCACGGTGGCGGTCAAGGACCTGGCCCTCCTGGAGAGGATGCTTTCTGTGGCGGGCCCCGGGCGCCTGGCCGTGGCCCTGGACGCCCGGGGGTTAGAGGTGGTGGTCGCGGGCTGGCGGGAGAGGGCCCCGGTTTCCGCCTTGGACCTCCTCAAGACCTGGGCGGCCATGGGGGTGCGTACCCTCATCTACACCGACGTGCGCCGGGACGGGACCCTCTTGGGCCTGGACCTCGAGGCCGTGGCCCGGGTGCGGGAGGCCTGGCCCCACGCCCTCATCGCCGGGGGGGGGATCGCCGGCCTTGGGGACCTCCTCGCCCTAGGGCGCCTGGGGGTGGAGGGGGCCATTTTGGGCAAGGCCCTGTACGAGGGGCGGATCCTCCTCCGGGAAGCCTTGGAGGTGGTATGA
- a CDS encoding single-stranded-DNA-specific exonuclease RecJ, producing MSRLRWRLLSLPPLEEWREVMAAFGVGPEAALALWHRGVRRREDLDPPLRLLPLKGLGEAVDLLQRALREGKRIRIHGDYDADGLTGTAILVRGLSALGAEVHPFIPHRLEEGYGVLMERVPEHLLAADVFLTVDCGIANHAELGELLENGVEVLVTDHHTPKEAPPPGVVLHPAYTPGLGERPTGAGVAFLLLWALHERLGLPPPLEYADLAAVGTIADVAPLLGWNRALVKEGLGRIPTSPWVGLRLLAQAVGYTGRADEVAFRIAPRINAASRLGEAEKALRLLLAESEEEARALVEELNRLNAHRQAIEERMLQRLLPRVDPEEKAIVLRDEEGHPGVMGIVASRILEATHRPVFLVAQGKGTVRSLPPISALEALRSVEDLLQRFGGHREAAGFALDEARFPELRRRLLEYAARFPEPEPEVPILAPLPSPGLLPQVHRELGALEPHGPGNPEPLFLLQGSPEEVRTLGEGRHLAFRLHGVRVVAWRRGGVELPGEVEVAGLLTENAWNGSVGYEVQAVHLRKPGELLGGVEPFAHPLPLPEALARARMGEGVYIPEDNPEGLEYARRAGFRLLPPEEAPIWLGLPPGRVAVARVEVALGREARARLSLPPPLPTPEARLKALIARRLLLAYERGHAPLFSEALVAYWEVSRVQAAAGSP from the coding sequence ATGAGCCGCCTCCGCTGGCGCCTCCTTTCCCTGCCCCCCCTCGAGGAGTGGCGGGAGGTGATGGCGGCCTTCGGGGTGGGGCCGGAGGCGGCCTTGGCCCTCTGGCACCGGGGGGTGCGGCGCAGGGAGGACCTGGACCCCCCCCTCCGCCTCTTGCCCCTCAAGGGGTTGGGGGAGGCGGTGGACCTTCTCCAGAGGGCCCTAAGGGAGGGCAAGCGGATCCGCATCCACGGGGACTACGACGCCGACGGCCTCACGGGCACGGCCATCCTGGTCCGGGGCCTTTCCGCCTTGGGGGCAGAGGTCCACCCCTTCATCCCCCACCGCCTCGAGGAGGGCTACGGGGTCCTCATGGAGCGGGTCCCGGAGCACCTCCTGGCCGCCGACGTCTTCCTCACCGTGGACTGCGGCATCGCCAACCACGCTGAGCTTGGGGAACTTTTGGAAAATGGGGTGGAGGTCCTGGTCACCGACCACCACACCCCCAAGGAGGCCCCACCCCCCGGGGTGGTCCTCCACCCCGCCTACACCCCGGGCCTGGGGGAGCGCCCCACGGGGGCCGGGGTGGCCTTCCTCCTCCTTTGGGCCCTCCACGAGCGGCTTGGGCTTCCCCCTCCCCTGGAGTACGCCGATCTGGCCGCGGTGGGCACCATCGCCGACGTGGCCCCCCTCCTGGGCTGGAACCGGGCCCTGGTCAAGGAGGGCCTGGGCCGGATTCCCACCTCCCCCTGGGTGGGCCTTAGGCTCCTGGCCCAGGCCGTGGGCTACACGGGTAGGGCGGACGAGGTGGCCTTCCGCATCGCCCCCCGCATCAACGCCGCAAGCCGGCTGGGAGAGGCGGAGAAGGCCTTGAGGCTCCTCCTTGCGGAAAGCGAAGAGGAGGCTAGGGCCTTGGTGGAGGAGCTAAACCGCCTGAACGCCCACCGCCAGGCCATAGAGGAGAGGATGCTCCAGCGCCTCCTGCCCCGGGTGGACCCGGAGGAGAAGGCCATCGTCCTCCGGGACGAGGAGGGGCACCCCGGGGTCATGGGCATCGTGGCGAGCCGGATCCTGGAGGCCACCCATAGGCCCGTCTTCCTGGTGGCCCAGGGGAAGGGCACGGTGCGGAGCCTTCCCCCCATTAGCGCCCTCGAGGCCCTAAGGAGCGTGGAGGACCTCCTCCAGCGCTTTGGGGGGCATAGGGAGGCCGCGGGCTTCGCCCTGGACGAGGCCCGCTTTCCCGAGCTCAGAAGGAGGCTTCTGGAATACGCCGCCCGCTTCCCCGAGCCCGAGCCCGAGGTCCCCATCCTCGCCCCCTTGCCCTCGCCTGGCCTCCTGCCCCAGGTCCACCGGGAGCTTGGGGCCCTGGAGCCCCACGGGCCGGGCAACCCCGAGCCCCTTTTCCTCCTCCAGGGCTCCCCGGAGGAGGTCCGCACCCTGGGGGAGGGGAGGCACCTGGCCTTCCGCCTCCATGGGGTGCGGGTGGTGGCCTGGCGCAGGGGGGGAGTGGAACTGCCGGGAGAGGTGGAGGTGGCGGGCCTCCTCACGGAGAACGCCTGGAATGGGAGCGTGGGCTACGAGGTCCAGGCGGTCCACCTGCGGAAGCCCGGGGAGCTCTTGGGGGGTGTGGAGCCCTTCGCCCATCCCCTCCCCCTGCCCGAGGCCCTGGCCCGGGCCCGGATGGGGGAGGGGGTCTACATCCCTGAGGACAACCCCGAGGGCCTGGAGTACGCCAGGAGGGCGGGCTTCCGCCTCCTTCCCCCCGAGGAGGCCCCCATCTGGCTGGGCCTGCCTCCGGGGAGGGTGGCCGTGGCCCGGGTGGAGGTGGCCCTGGGCCGGGAGGCCCGGGCCAGGCTTTCCCTGCCCCCCCCTCTTCCCACGCCGGAGGCGAGGCTGAAGGCCCTGATCGCCCGCCGCCTCCTCCTGGCCTACGAGCGGGGGCACGCCCCCCTTTTCAGCGAGGCCCTTGTGGCCTACTGGGAGGTAAGCCGTGTACAAGCAGCCGCGGGAAGCCCATGA
- a CDS encoding Mrp/NBP35 family ATP-binding protein: MALSEERVLEALRGVLDPELGKDLVSLGMVGEIHLEGGRVDLLIHLTTPACPLKGQIEADIRRALTPLGLEEVRVRFGGGVRPPEQYPIPGVKHVVAVASGKGGVGKSTVAANLALALSREGAQVGLLDADLYGPSQAKMFGLEGERLKVDQSRRILPLLAHGIKVLSMANIVPPGQAMIWRGPILHGTIKQFLEDVNWGELDYLVVDLPPGTGDVQLSLAQLTRVSGGVIVTTPQEVALLDAERAADMFKKVQVPVLGVLENMGAFLCPHCGKPTLIFGEGGGRRLAEKLKARFLGGIPLTLPLRESGDRGVPIVAADPEGPEAQAFMGAARELAAALSVQTFIALPMA, translated from the coding sequence ATGGCGCTATCCGAAGAGCGGGTCCTCGAGGCCCTCCGGGGCGTCCTGGACCCCGAGCTGGGGAAGGACCTGGTCTCCCTGGGCATGGTGGGGGAGATCCACCTGGAGGGAGGGAGAGTGGACCTCCTCATCCACCTCACCACCCCGGCCTGCCCCCTGAAGGGGCAGATCGAGGCGGACATCCGGCGGGCCCTCACGCCCTTGGGCCTCGAGGAGGTGCGGGTGCGCTTTGGGGGCGGGGTGCGCCCCCCGGAGCAGTACCCCATCCCCGGGGTCAAGCACGTGGTGGCCGTGGCCTCGGGCAAGGGGGGGGTGGGGAAGAGCACCGTGGCCGCCAACCTGGCCCTGGCCTTAAGCCGGGAAGGGGCCCAGGTGGGCCTCCTGGACGCCGACCTCTACGGCCCCAGCCAGGCCAAGATGTTCGGCCTGGAAGGGGAGCGGCTCAAGGTGGACCAGAGCCGTCGCATCCTGCCCCTCCTGGCCCACGGCATCAAGGTCCTCTCCATGGCCAACATCGTTCCCCCGGGCCAGGCCATGATCTGGCGGGGCCCCATCCTCCACGGGACCATCAAGCAGTTCTTGGAGGACGTGAACTGGGGGGAGCTGGACTACCTGGTGGTGGACCTCCCCCCGGGGACCGGGGACGTGCAGCTCTCCCTGGCCCAGCTCACCCGGGTCTCCGGCGGGGTCATCGTCACCACCCCCCAGGAGGTGGCCCTCCTGGACGCCGAGCGGGCCGCGGACATGTTCAAGAAGGTCCAGGTGCCCGTCCTCGGGGTCTTGGAGAACATGGGCGCCTTCCTCTGCCCCCACTGCGGCAAGCCCACGCTCATCTTCGGGGAGGGGGGTGGGAGGAGGCTTGCCGAGAAGCTAAAGGCCCGCTTCCTGGGCGGAATCCCCCTCACCCTCCCTCTGAGGGAAAGCGGGGACCGGGGGGTCCCCATCGTGGCCGCTGACCCCGAGGGCCCGGAGGCCCAGGCCTTCATGGGGGCGGCCCGGGAACTGGCCGCCGCCCTCAGCGTCCAGACCTTTATCGCCCTGCCCATGGCCTAG
- a CDS encoding patatin-like phospholipase family protein, with product MKRGVALALGGGGVRGYAHLGVLEVLEGAGIPIQGLSGSSAGALAAAGFAFGHRDPYKVHEAVFDPEIARLAQGGGLGALARLFRALRRPYLAETRRLEEGLKTLFGEALLKESPIPLAIQAADLLMGEAVVLRQGPVWKAVLASMAIPGLFPPVLWEGRLLVDGDVAEKVPVRAAKALFPKVVAVDVSNPPPKEPPKTALEAALLAGEASRSRLKALALKGADLVIPLDPPFPIATFDQEKLSLVYGLGQRRAREWLREVQALAQVRLRDLLPRRLAL from the coding sequence TTGAAACGGGGCGTGGCCTTGGCCTTGGGGGGTGGGGGTGTCAGGGGGTACGCCCACCTGGGGGTCCTCGAGGTCCTGGAAGGGGCCGGGATTCCCATCCAAGGCCTCTCGGGAAGCTCCGCCGGGGCCCTGGCCGCCGCGGGTTTTGCCTTCGGCCACCGGGATCCCTACAAGGTGCACGAGGCCGTCTTTGATCCGGAGATCGCCCGCCTGGCCCAAGGCGGCGGCCTCGGGGCCCTGGCCCGCCTCTTCAGGGCCCTCCGCCGCCCCTACCTGGCCGAGACCAGGCGGTTGGAAGAGGGTTTGAAAACCCTCTTCGGCGAAGCCCTGCTGAAGGAAAGCCCCATACCCCTAGCCATCCAGGCCGCCGACCTCCTCATGGGAGAGGCGGTGGTCCTAAGGCAAGGCCCGGTCTGGAAGGCCGTCCTCGCCAGCATGGCCATCCCCGGCCTCTTCCCCCCGGTCCTCTGGGAGGGGAGGCTCTTGGTGGATGGGGACGTGGCGGAGAAGGTGCCCGTGCGGGCGGCCAAGGCCCTCTTCCCCAAGGTGGTGGCCGTGGACGTGTCCAACCCCCCGCCCAAGGAGCCGCCCAAGACGGCCCTCGAGGCCGCTCTCCTGGCGGGGGAGGCCAGCCGCTCCCGCCTCAAGGCCCTGGCCCTCAAGGGGGCGGACCTGGTCATCCCCCTGGACCCCCCTTTTCCCATAGCCACCTTTGACCAGGAGAAGCTTTCCCTGGTCTACGGGCTTGGGCAAAGGCGGGCCCGGGAATGGCTCAGGGAGGTCCAGGCTCTGGCCCAGGTGCGCCTTAGGGACCTCCTTCCCCGCCGCCTGGCCCTCTGA
- a CDS encoding Uma2 family endonuclease — MGEAVRALPLSLAAYLEMEAQSPVRHELVEGVPYAMAGASKAHNLLVQNLAFLLREAARRRGCRLYTETVKLKISDRTVYYPDLMVVCGSPSPHPLYEEAPCLVAEVVSPSTERLDRGEKRWNYLSLPSLEVYLLVGAAEPRVEVYRKVGEGVVHEVRTEGRVLLPCVDIALDLAALYEGVELERA; from the coding sequence ATGGGCGAGGCGGTCCGGGCGTTGCCCTTAAGCCTTGCGGCCTACCTGGAGATGGAGGCCCAAAGCCCCGTGCGCCATGAGCTTGTGGAGGGCGTTCCCTATGCCATGGCCGGGGCCAGCAAGGCCCACAATCTCCTCGTGCAGAACCTGGCTTTCCTCCTCAGGGAGGCGGCCCGGAGAAGGGGGTGCCGCCTCTACACGGAGACCGTGAAGCTAAAGATTTCGGACCGCACCGTCTATTACCCGGACCTCATGGTGGTTTGTGGAAGCCCCTCGCCTCATCCCCTTTACGAGGAGGCCCCTTGTCTGGTGGCGGAGGTGGTTTCCCCCTCCACGGAGCGCCTGGACCGGGGAGAGAAACGCTGGAACTACCTCTCCCTGCCTTCCCTCGAGGTCTACCTCCTGGTGGGCGCGGCTGAGCCAAGGGTAGAGGTGTACCGCAAGGTAGGGGAGGGTGTGGTCCACGAGGTCCGCACCGAGGGGCGAGTGCTACTGCCCTGCGTGGACATCGCCTTGGACCTGGCCGCCCTTTACGAGGGGGTAGAGCTGGAGAGGGCGTAG